One window from the genome of Cyclobacterium amurskyense encodes:
- a CDS encoding YigZ family protein, with translation MEDTYRSIDKPSTGIYKEKGSKFLSFAYPVDSEEEIQELIHQLKKQYYDARHYCYAYVLGKDMGTYRANDDGEPNHSAGDPILGQIRSNELSHILIVVVRYFGGTKLGVGGLIRAYKTAAAEAISSANTIIRTVMVPFSITFDYLSMDEIMRTIKRYDLKIIAQEFDNNCLIKLECREGLMDEVVEVLTDIPSSKLI, from the coding sequence ATGGAGGATACTTATCGCAGTATTGACAAACCTTCGACAGGTATTTATAAAGAGAAAGGAAGTAAATTTTTATCCTTTGCTTATCCAGTAGATAGCGAAGAGGAAATTCAGGAATTAATCCATCAACTCAAAAAGCAGTATTATGACGCACGGCACTATTGCTATGCCTATGTACTGGGCAAGGACATGGGTACCTACAGAGCAAATGATGACGGGGAACCCAACCACAGCGCTGGAGACCCCATTTTAGGCCAAATTAGATCCAACGAGTTGTCCCATATATTGATTGTGGTCGTTAGGTACTTTGGCGGTACCAAATTAGGCGTTGGTGGACTCATACGTGCCTATAAAACAGCCGCAGCTGAAGCTATTTCTTCCGCAAACACCATTATAAGGACTGTAATGGTACCCTTTTCCATTACTTTTGATTACTTGTCAATGGATGAAATAATGAGGACCATTAAGAGGTATGACCTAAAAATAATCGCTCAGGAATTTGACAACAACTGCCTTATAAAACTGGAATGCCGAGAAGGATTAATGGATGAAGTGGTAGAAGTATTAACCGATATACCTTCTTCAAAGCTTATTTAA
- a CDS encoding Mpo1 family 2-hydroxy fatty acid dioxygenase, whose amino-acid sequence MRKIDSLLIEYGTSHQNPTNKIIHWFCVPAIFFSIVGLIYSIPPGPLASLDYLLSNFTNWATVTLILVLYYYVTLSFPLALGMFLFSAVCLSVADLLTLYLPFPLWLFCTVLFIVAWIFQFYGHKIEGKKPSFLKDLQFLLIGPAWLMHFIYKRLGLAY is encoded by the coding sequence ATGAGGAAAATAGACAGTCTATTAATAGAATATGGCACCAGCCATCAAAACCCAACCAATAAAATCATTCACTGGTTTTGTGTTCCTGCCATCTTTTTCAGTATTGTTGGACTGATATACAGTATACCGCCAGGACCTTTAGCAAGTTTGGATTATTTGTTGAGTAATTTCACCAATTGGGCCACTGTCACTTTAATTCTTGTCTTGTACTATTATGTTACCCTCTCTTTTCCTTTGGCCTTAGGTATGTTTTTATTTTCAGCAGTATGTTTGTCTGTTGCGGACTTATTAACCTTGTATTTACCTTTCCCCCTATGGCTTTTTTGCACCGTTCTTTTCATCGTCGCCTGGATTTTCCAATTTTATGGACATAAAATTGAAGGCAAAAAACCTTCTTTCTTAAAGGATTTACAATTCCTATTAATCGGCCCTGCATGGCTGATGCATTTCATTTATAAGCGTTTAGGTTTAGCTTACTGA
- a CDS encoding 3'-5' exonuclease codes for MIPLKISKEEVNALDLGAFPGKIILVEDEEGLREMEKDLNASRIIGFDTETRPAFRKGVSYEVALLQLSTTKNAYLIRLNNTGFPPSAKAILENPRIVKVGAAVRDDLKALKKISPKFNPDSFFDLNEELKRVGFLNVGVRNLSAMVLGIRISKSEQVSNWEAPVLTNKQMLYAATDAWACLEIFLKLQKEGYLDEIFST; via the coding sequence ATGATACCATTAAAAATAAGTAAAGAAGAAGTTAATGCATTGGACTTGGGAGCTTTTCCAGGAAAGATAATATTGGTTGAAGATGAAGAGGGCCTTCGTGAAATGGAGAAGGATTTGAATGCCAGCCGGATCATAGGTTTTGATACAGAAACAAGACCGGCATTTAGAAAAGGGGTAAGTTATGAGGTGGCATTATTGCAGCTTTCCACCACCAAAAATGCTTACCTGATTCGGCTGAATAATACAGGTTTTCCACCTAGTGCCAAAGCAATTTTGGAAAACCCTCGCATTGTAAAAGTAGGTGCGGCAGTAAGGGATGATTTGAAAGCATTGAAAAAAATCTCTCCTAAATTTAATCCAGATTCATTTTTTGATTTGAATGAAGAATTAAAAAGAGTAGGATTCCTTAACGTAGGTGTTAGAAACCTTAGTGCGATGGTATTGGGGATCCGAATTTCAAAATCTGAACAGGTATCAAATTGGGAAGCGCCAGTGCTGACCAACAAGCAAATGCTGTATGCAGCCACAGATGCCTGGGCTTGTTTGGAGATTTTTCTGAAGCTACAAAAAGAAGGCTATTTGGATGAGATTTTTTCTACTTAA
- a CDS encoding IS4 family transposase, which translates to MKSFSFSKDFLKLLKNNIENGLTRDRFRTTNTAFVRQRCLGFTDLIYFMLGLGKSSVQQELDNFFSDKSVSYSKGAFSQQRSKLNPKVFTWLNEQQCSFYYNKASHIRKWKGFRLIGIDGSTLQLPYSKELAKGFGHFETRTENGRKVVLARVSQAYDVLNQISIDAKIKHYRTSELALCESHLPCLGPGDLLIMDRAYAAFWLMSSLVQQQKSFVIRVKANRWKHAKAFLASTQKQQIIEVSPSKEALNRCRERNIPTEALKLRLVRVPIASGEDHILITNLVDHKKYPVKEIRELYRKRWPVEESFKLLKTRAELENLSGKTARAVLQDFNRIILRANLSNILSKTLTKKGIDYCNKKRKNTYQINRTQAYRKTKSIIDQLKQGMDKIIGKISDYAFKLLLQLEIIRPNRSVPRIKRYTARPSNFITYKP; encoded by the coding sequence ATCAAGTCCTTTTCCTTTTCGAAGGACTTTTTAAAACTATTAAAAAACAATATAGAAAATGGATTAACACGCGATAGGTTCCGTACGACTAACACAGCGTTTGTTCGTCAGCGGTGTTTGGGTTTTACAGATCTTATCTACTTCATGTTGGGCCTGGGTAAATCGAGTGTTCAGCAAGAACTTGATAATTTTTTTTCCGACAAATCGGTCAGCTATTCCAAAGGAGCATTCAGTCAGCAACGATCCAAACTAAACCCCAAGGTGTTTACATGGCTCAATGAACAACAATGTTCTTTTTATTATAATAAAGCCAGCCATATCCGTAAATGGAAAGGTTTTCGGCTTATAGGTATCGACGGCAGTACTTTGCAGCTTCCTTACAGCAAAGAATTGGCAAAAGGTTTTGGCCATTTCGAAACCCGGACTGAAAACGGGAGAAAAGTAGTGTTAGCCCGTGTTTCCCAAGCCTACGATGTACTCAACCAAATCAGTATAGATGCCAAGATCAAACATTACAGGACAAGTGAACTTGCTCTGTGTGAAAGTCATCTTCCCTGTCTAGGGCCGGGCGATCTGCTTATAATGGATAGGGCTTATGCGGCCTTTTGGCTCATGTCCTCATTGGTTCAGCAACAGAAATCCTTTGTCATCAGGGTAAAGGCAAACAGATGGAAACATGCAAAGGCATTTTTAGCATCTACCCAAAAACAGCAGATCATAGAGGTGTCCCCTTCCAAAGAGGCCTTAAACAGGTGTAGGGAAAGGAATATTCCTACTGAGGCACTCAAGTTAAGGCTCGTACGGGTACCGATTGCATCAGGAGAAGACCATATATTGATAACCAACCTAGTTGACCATAAGAAGTACCCTGTCAAGGAAATACGTGAGCTCTACAGGAAAAGATGGCCTGTTGAAGAGTCTTTCAAGCTACTCAAAACTAGGGCGGAACTTGAAAACCTGAGCGGAAAGACGGCCAGGGCCGTTCTCCAGGATTTTAATAGAATCATTCTCAGGGCCAACTTGAGCAACATTCTCAGTAAAACACTTACCAAAAAAGGGATTGACTACTGTAATAAAAAACGGAAAAACACTTATCAGATCAACAGAACCCAGGCGTATCGTAAAACCAAATCTATAATTGATCAACTCAAACAAGGAATGGACAAAATCATTGGAAAAATATCTGATTATGCTTTCAAACTGTTGCTTCAACTTGAAATAATACGGCCCAACAGGTCAGTTCCTAGAATAAAAAGGTATACTGCCAGACCCAGTAATTTTATAACTTATAAACCTTAA
- the queA gene encoding tRNA preQ1(34) S-adenosylmethionine ribosyltransferase-isomerase QueA: MKLSDFKFEIPKKLIALHPPENRDESRLMVIHKDTGKIEHKVFKDVIDYFDTGDVFVTNNTKVFPARLYGNKEKTGAKIEVFLLRELNQELRLWDVLVDPARKIRVGNKLYFGDSDLVAEVIDNTTSRGRTIRFLFDGTDEEFYKTIDTLGETPILKDFIERDVVDADRERYQTIFAQHVGAVAAPTAGLHFTPHLMKRLEIKGVEVSPITLHIGLGTFRQVDVEDLTKHKMDSENYDIPQETVDLVNTALDQKKRVVSVGTTSLKTIESSVTANGRLKSSSGWTDKFIIPPYEFKIANGLITNFHLPESTLLMTASAFGGYDLIMKAYQEGIKENYKFFSYGDAMLII; the protein is encoded by the coding sequence ATGAAGTTATCAGATTTCAAGTTTGAAATTCCAAAAAAACTTATTGCCCTTCATCCACCAGAGAACAGGGATGAGTCCAGATTGATGGTCATTCATAAAGATACTGGTAAAATAGAACATAAAGTTTTCAAAGATGTCATCGATTATTTTGATACAGGGGATGTATTTGTAACCAACAATACTAAAGTATTTCCTGCCAGACTTTATGGTAATAAAGAAAAAACCGGTGCGAAGATCGAAGTCTTTTTATTAAGAGAACTCAATCAGGAACTTAGGCTATGGGATGTTTTGGTAGATCCTGCCAGAAAAATAAGGGTTGGTAACAAGCTTTATTTTGGGGACAGTGATTTGGTAGCTGAAGTGATTGACAACACTACTTCAAGAGGCCGAACCATTCGATTTCTTTTCGACGGTACTGATGAGGAATTCTACAAGACCATAGATACGCTTGGTGAAACGCCTATATTGAAAGATTTTATTGAAAGGGACGTAGTAGATGCAGACAGGGAAAGGTATCAAACCATCTTTGCTCAGCATGTAGGTGCTGTTGCTGCTCCTACGGCAGGTCTTCATTTTACCCCTCATTTGATGAAACGCCTTGAAATAAAAGGTGTGGAGGTAAGCCCTATTACCTTGCATATTGGATTGGGAACATTCAGACAAGTGGATGTAGAAGACCTTACCAAGCACAAGATGGATTCTGAAAATTATGACATTCCTCAAGAAACAGTTGACTTGGTCAATACTGCTCTGGACCAAAAGAAAAGGGTTGTTTCTGTAGGGACAACTTCATTGAAAACAATAGAGTCTTCTGTTACTGCCAATGGTAGATTGAAATCTAGCAGTGGATGGACAGATAAGTTTATTATTCCTCCATATGAATTCAAAATCGCAAATGGATTGATTACCAATTTTCATTTGCCTGAGTCTACTTTATTGATGACAGCGTCAGCCTTTGGTGGTTATGACCTTATCATGAAAGCTTATCAAGAAGGAATCAAGGAAAATTATAAATTCTTCAGTTATGGAGATGCAATGCTTATTATTTAG
- a CDS encoding glycosyltransferase family 2 protein gives MKLKEEKHLVTVICTCYNQGDYVAQALNSVLEQTHRPIELFIVDNGSTDHSRLEINLWLDANVEKIPTKSFYHEKPMNYCKAFNQAFAKSKGCFLVDLAADDFLDSRHLELALAHLQQSNAKVYFSNALEHFPNGKVQSFYPTNKEGKAKVPIVEGDVFGTVIKRYAISSPTLVMEANAFRSVGAYDENLSYEDFDILVRMAAKYSFVYGDYLTVNKRIIKDSLSQQQYKSRNSQLLPSTLIVCEKIAGMVKCRSDKEALRLRLLHEIKHATVSANFDIALKMLKLYKTLYPINLWFLLYYSWSKIKWDLSAGYEKWRQRSFD, from the coding sequence GTGAAACTAAAAGAAGAAAAACACTTGGTGACAGTGATCTGCACATGTTATAATCAGGGGGATTATGTTGCCCAAGCACTGAATAGTGTCTTGGAGCAGACCCACAGACCTATTGAACTCTTTATTGTTGACAATGGTAGTACTGACCATTCAAGGCTTGAAATTAATTTGTGGTTGGATGCCAATGTTGAAAAGATCCCAACAAAATCCTTCTATCACGAAAAACCAATGAACTACTGTAAGGCATTTAATCAGGCCTTCGCTAAATCAAAGGGTTGTTTCTTGGTGGATTTAGCCGCGGATGATTTTTTAGATTCAAGGCATTTAGAATTGGCCTTAGCCCACCTACAACAAAGTAATGCCAAGGTGTATTTCAGTAATGCTTTGGAGCATTTTCCTAATGGAAAGGTGCAATCTTTTTACCCCACAAATAAAGAGGGAAAGGCAAAAGTCCCAATTGTAGAAGGCGATGTTTTTGGAACGGTAATCAAGAGGTATGCCATCAGTTCTCCCACCTTAGTGATGGAGGCAAATGCTTTTAGATCGGTTGGAGCTTATGATGAAAATTTAAGCTACGAAGATTTTGATATTCTAGTGAGAATGGCGGCTAAGTATTCTTTTGTTTATGGGGATTATCTAACTGTAAACAAAAGAATTATAAAGGATTCTTTGTCACAACAGCAGTACAAGTCTAGAAACTCTCAATTATTACCTTCTACTTTAATTGTTTGTGAAAAAATAGCGGGGATGGTCAAGTGCCGTAGCGATAAGGAAGCCCTTCGGTTAAGGCTACTTCATGAAATAAAGCATGCAACAGTATCTGCTAATTTTGATATAGCCTTGAAGATGTTGAAACTTTATAAAACCCTATATCCTATAAATTTATGGTTTTTGCTTTATTATTCTTGGTCCAAAATAAAGTGGGATCTTTCTGCTGGTTATGAAAAATGGAGGCAAAGATCCTTTGATTAA
- the nhaC gene encoding Na+/H+ antiporter NhaC, with amino-acid sequence MDKTSKRPSISEALFPIVFLIVLLAINIKVFGTDGLSGSNQLVLIVSAAVAGLIASIRLNVKWEKIQEGMINSISSAMSSILILLLIGALAGTWMLSGIVPAMIYYGLKVLNPTVFLVAACVVCGVVSIATGSSWTTVATVGVALLGIGKALGFSEGLVGGAIISGAYFGDKMSPLSDTTNLAPAMAGTDLFTHIKHMMKTTVPSIIITLIIFAAIGFIGNREGTVGQVEEISRVISSTFSINGWLFLVPVIVFILIVKKVPAIPVLLAGAILGAIFAVLFQQEVIRDLASISSIEGSLSLQSFKIVMKALYGDTAILTSNEIVNELLVTGGMSGMLYTVWLIICAMAFGGIMEVSGMLKVIAEAVISKVNSVGSLIAATAGTGLFFNITTSDQYLAILVPGRMYADIYRKRGLKGENLSRTLEDSATVTSVLIPWNTCGATQASVLGVATLAYAPYCFFNIISPFMTILFGYFNWGINYYSKKEMKTINEEEIGA; translated from the coding sequence ATGGATAAAACTTCCAAAAGACCTTCTATTTCGGAAGCATTATTTCCAATTGTCTTCTTGATAGTTCTATTGGCGATCAATATAAAAGTATTTGGAACAGATGGTTTGTCTGGATCGAATCAATTGGTGCTTATTGTATCGGCAGCAGTGGCGGGCTTAATTGCTTCTATCCGCTTGAATGTAAAGTGGGAGAAGATTCAAGAGGGAATGATCAATAGCATTTCTTCTGCCATGTCCTCAATACTTATTTTATTGCTGATCGGAGCCCTTGCAGGAACATGGATGCTTAGTGGGATTGTTCCTGCCATGATATATTATGGATTGAAGGTTTTAAATCCTACTGTGTTTTTGGTCGCTGCATGTGTGGTTTGTGGGGTTGTTTCTATTGCTACAGGAAGCAGTTGGACCACAGTCGCTACCGTTGGGGTGGCCTTGCTTGGCATTGGGAAAGCATTGGGTTTTAGTGAAGGTTTAGTAGGTGGAGCGATCATTTCCGGAGCTTATTTTGGGGACAAAATGTCTCCACTTTCAGATACCACTAATCTTGCACCAGCTATGGCAGGGACGGATTTGTTTACCCATATCAAGCACATGATGAAAACCACTGTGCCTTCGATTATAATTACCCTAATTATCTTTGCAGCGATTGGGTTTATAGGTAACCGTGAAGGAACAGTCGGCCAAGTTGAAGAAATATCTAGGGTTATATCCAGTACCTTTTCCATCAATGGTTGGTTATTTCTTGTTCCGGTGATTGTTTTTATTTTGATTGTCAAAAAAGTACCTGCGATCCCGGTGCTTTTAGCAGGCGCTATTTTGGGAGCTATATTTGCAGTGCTTTTTCAGCAGGAAGTAATTCGCGATCTGGCAAGTATTTCAAGCATAGAGGGTAGCCTCTCACTTCAGTCTTTTAAAATAGTAATGAAGGCACTTTATGGAGATACAGCTATACTTACTTCCAATGAGATTGTGAATGAATTATTGGTAACAGGCGGGATGTCAGGAATGCTTTATACTGTATGGTTGATTATCTGCGCCATGGCTTTTGGAGGCATTATGGAGGTAAGTGGTATGTTGAAGGTAATCGCAGAAGCTGTTATTAGTAAAGTTAATTCTGTAGGATCGCTAATCGCTGCTACAGCAGGCACGGGTTTGTTCTTTAATATTACCACATCAGATCAATATCTGGCGATTTTGGTTCCTGGTAGAATGTATGCAGACATTTATCGTAAGCGTGGATTGAAAGGCGAAAACTTGAGTCGAACATTGGAAGACAGTGCAACTGTGACTTCGGTGTTGATACCTTGGAACACTTGCGGAGCAACTCAGGCTTCTGTTTTGGGAGTAGCGACACTGGCCTATGCTCCTTATTGTTTTTTTAATATTATAAGTCCATTTATGACCATATTGTTTGGTTATTTTAACTGGGGAATCAACTATTATTCAAAAAAAGAAATGAAAACCATCAACGAAGAAGAAATCGGGGCATGA
- a CDS encoding M16 family metallopeptidase codes for MSIDRSLAPPYSIPEKIHLNPPELRFLANGIPLYYIPFPNIDAVKIEVIFPLKNTESNPYKPLLPFFTLHMILEGTKMLSSEKLDDFFDFNASEVDIISGYERQGLSLLSTKQHLLEVLPVFRSLFTDATFPEKELKKRKSQKKLSISIKKEQTSARANQLIRGSLFEKGHPFGHQIIEQDVDDINHSDLQNYYNNSFLIAPQIFLTGQLSDEEMKAIEATFSDLPISNEKTVFQETGQIQPRRQTENKSEALQSSIRIAKWMVPKSHPDYPALSVLNTLLGGYFGSRLIKNIREEKGYTYGINSFLGELNGNEYWMTVADVKGGYGDAVIQEVYKEIERLKTEPVPASELEIIKNYLAGSLLSNFSNPFDQMSHFQQVHFQGMNFDYFTRHLEYIKHFDGADIMTMANKYFDQEDMLEVVVGAG; via the coding sequence ATGAGTATAGACCGAAGTCTGGCACCTCCTTATAGTATCCCTGAAAAGATTCATCTCAATCCTCCTGAACTAAGGTTTTTAGCCAATGGAATACCCTTGTATTATATTCCTTTTCCGAATATTGATGCGGTAAAAATTGAGGTCATTTTTCCGCTTAAAAATACCGAAAGTAATCCGTATAAACCTTTGCTGCCTTTCTTCACCTTACACATGATACTGGAAGGCACGAAAATGCTTAGCTCGGAAAAACTGGATGATTTTTTTGATTTTAACGCCTCAGAAGTCGATATCATTTCCGGCTATGAAAGACAAGGATTAAGCCTACTGAGTACCAAGCAACACTTATTGGAAGTTTTGCCTGTATTCAGGTCCCTTTTCACTGATGCAACTTTTCCTGAGAAAGAACTTAAAAAGAGAAAATCGCAGAAAAAATTAAGTATCAGTATTAAAAAAGAACAAACCTCTGCTCGTGCCAATCAACTGATACGGGGAAGCCTCTTTGAAAAAGGCCATCCATTCGGCCATCAAATCATTGAGCAGGATGTAGACGACATCAATCACAGTGACCTTCAAAACTATTACAACAATAGTTTTTTAATCGCTCCTCAGATTTTTTTAACAGGACAATTGTCCGATGAAGAGATGAAGGCAATTGAGGCTACTTTCAGCGATTTACCTATATCAAATGAAAAAACTGTTTTTCAGGAAACTGGTCAAATTCAGCCTAGAAGACAAACTGAAAACAAATCAGAAGCTTTACAATCCAGCATAAGAATCGCCAAATGGATGGTTCCAAAATCACATCCGGATTATCCAGCATTATCGGTTCTCAACACCCTACTTGGCGGGTACTTCGGAAGTAGGCTTATTAAAAACATCAGAGAAGAAAAAGGCTACACTTATGGTATCAATAGCTTCCTTGGTGAATTGAATGGAAATGAATATTGGATGACCGTAGCGGATGTAAAAGGCGGCTATGGAGATGCCGTAATTCAGGAGGTCTACAAAGAAATTGAACGTCTTAAAACTGAACCTGTCCCAGCATCTGAACTGGAAATCATCAAAAATTACCTGGCAGGAAGTTTATTGTCAAACTTCAGCAACCCATTTGATCAAATGAGCCATTTCCAACAGGTACATTTTCAGGGGATGAATTTTGATTACTTTACTCGCCATTTGGAATACATCAAACATTTTGATGGAGCGGATATCATGACAATGGCCAACAAGTATTTTGATCAAGAAGACATGCTTGAAGTAGTCGTAGGTGCCGGATAA
- a CDS encoding monovalent cation:proton antiporter family protein — translation MNSFILAVAELPLLSDIVVIFGLATLVILLFMRLKLPTIIGYLLTGAIAGPYGLSLVYASTAVEVLSEIGVILLLFVIGLEFSLKSLMAIKKAVFIGGSLQVTLTIGVTAMISYLFGFDWNIAVFFGFLFALSSTAIVLKLLQESGQVNTISGRTTLAILIFQDIIIVPLVLFTPMLAGESDNVLLSLFYLALKGGLVIVLTIISAKYLIPQLLYRVAKTKNEELFLLSIIVTCFAVAYVTSLLGLSLGLGAFLAGLIISESEYSHHATGKILPFREIFLSFFFVSVGMLFDISFLAEHFLLILALVALTFVVKFTVTSLAVKSLGTSYKESFIVGFSIFQVGEFSLLLAKEGLKYELLDNTTYQFFLAISILTMIITPFVLKQRENLACKVLNIPMPQKFKKKLEEKTQVPELNLEKDSLNDHLVIIGYGLNGRNLSRAAKRAKIPYVIIEMNPETVKVEAAKGEPIVYGDAANAVVLEHVQIHKARVAVIAISNQPATSGIIENIRTASQSVFIIVRTRYVNEIESMLNQGADEVIPEEFETSIEIFTRVLYKYLVPKGEIDDFTNDVRHHNYEVFRTPSNDSSVPTLDIPEINFAGIKIEKDHGTYIGKSLKDSNLRGNTGINLVAIKRDGKTVTEITGNTKVKLGDIVYVVGKPEALELFEEEVGIS, via the coding sequence ATGAACTCTTTTATATTAGCAGTTGCGGAATTACCCTTACTGTCCGACATAGTAGTAATCTTTGGCTTAGCTACCTTAGTAATTTTGCTCTTTATGAGACTCAAGTTACCCACCATTATTGGGTACTTACTCACCGGAGCCATTGCAGGTCCCTATGGACTCTCCCTTGTATATGCTTCCACTGCTGTGGAAGTTTTATCAGAGATAGGCGTAATTTTATTGCTATTTGTAATCGGCCTAGAGTTTTCTCTTAAAAGCTTAATGGCCATTAAAAAGGCTGTATTTATTGGGGGAAGCCTACAGGTGACCCTTACCATTGGAGTCACTGCAATGATCAGTTACCTGTTTGGTTTTGATTGGAACATCGCTGTATTCTTTGGTTTCCTCTTTGCATTAAGTAGTACCGCCATTGTATTAAAGTTGTTGCAGGAGTCTGGACAGGTAAATACCATTTCAGGACGTACCACCTTGGCCATTTTGATCTTCCAGGACATCATTATTGTCCCATTGGTACTATTCACCCCTATGCTTGCCGGAGAGTCTGACAATGTCCTCCTATCGCTCTTTTACCTTGCGCTTAAGGGAGGCCTGGTAATCGTTCTCACCATCATCAGTGCTAAATACCTTATCCCTCAGTTATTGTACAGGGTGGCCAAGACAAAAAATGAAGAACTTTTCCTTTTAAGCATCATCGTAACATGTTTTGCTGTTGCTTATGTCACGTCTTTACTTGGTCTATCCCTTGGTTTGGGGGCATTCTTGGCGGGTTTGATTATCAGTGAATCCGAGTATAGCCACCACGCCACGGGTAAAATTTTACCCTTTAGAGAAATATTTCTGAGTTTCTTTTTCGTTTCGGTAGGGATGTTGTTTGATATCAGTTTTTTGGCCGAACACTTCTTGCTTATATTGGCTTTGGTAGCCCTTACTTTTGTGGTAAAATTCACGGTTACCTCCTTAGCTGTAAAGTCCTTAGGAACGAGCTACAAAGAATCCTTTATAGTGGGTTTTTCTATCTTCCAAGTGGGTGAATTCTCGCTCTTGCTTGCTAAAGAAGGTTTGAAATATGAATTGCTGGACAATACTACTTATCAGTTCTTCTTGGCCATCTCAATATTGACAATGATCATCACCCCCTTTGTGCTCAAGCAAAGGGAAAATCTCGCTTGCAAAGTACTTAACATTCCTATGCCTCAGAAATTCAAGAAAAAACTTGAAGAAAAAACTCAGGTTCCTGAGCTTAACCTTGAAAAAGACTCGCTTAATGACCATTTGGTCATCATAGGTTATGGTTTGAATGGGAGAAATCTTTCCAGAGCAGCGAAAAGGGCAAAAATCCCTTATGTAATTATTGAGATGAACCCTGAAACTGTAAAAGTAGAGGCAGCAAAAGGCGAACCCATTGTATATGGTGACGCGGCCAATGCTGTGGTATTGGAGCATGTTCAAATTCACAAAGCCAGGGTGGCCGTTATTGCCATTTCAAACCAACCTGCCACGAGTGGAATAATTGAGAACATCAGGACAGCTTCTCAAAGTGTATTTATAATTGTAAGAACAAGGTACGTCAATGAGATCGAATCTATGCTCAACCAAGGCGCTGATGAGGTGATTCCTGAAGAATTTGAAACGTCAATAGAAATATTCACAAGGGTACTGTACAAGTACCTCGTTCCAAAAGGAGAGATTGATGATTTTACCAACGATGTGAGACACCACAATTATGAGGTTTTCCGTACCCCATCAAATGACAGCTCAGTACCTACCTTGGACATTCCTGAAATAAACTTTGCTGGGATAAAAATCGAAAAAGACCATGGCACTTATATAGGTAAATCATTAAAAGACAGCAACCTGAGAGGAAACACCGGAATTAATTTAGTAGCTATAAAAAGAGATGGAAAAACAGTAACAGAAATCACCGGCAATACCAAGGTCAAATTGGGAGACATTGTTTATGTGGTTGGAAAACCAGAGGCTTTAGAGCTTTTTGAAGAAGAAGTAGGTATTAGCTAA